The genomic window CCCCGTCGCCGGCATGGGGCTGGTGTACACGGTGTCGGCCGTGGTCTTCGGCGGCTGGTTCATCTACGAGTCGCACGTGCTCTACAACCGCGCGGTGCGGGGAACCGAGCCGCGTCCGATGCGCGTGTTCCACGCCTCGATCACCTATCTGACGCTGCTCTTCGTCGCCATCGCGGTCGACCCGCTGCTGCCGTTCTGATCCCGAGCCCCTGTCGATTGCGGCGGGGGCTCGTTCGTCGGATCAATGAGGGGCACAATGCCTCTCGACGACGAAGGAGGACGACATGGCGCAGTATCTGATCCTGATCTACGGCGACGAGGCGCAGTGGGATGCCCGCAGCGACGATGAGAAGCGGGCGGTGGATGCCGCGCACGGCGCGTTCCGCGAACGGGCCGGGTCGGCGATCGTCGCCTCGGGTGAACTCGAGTCGAGCCGTATGGCGACCACCCTGCGAGCCAGGGGAGACAGGCCGCTCGTGACCGACGGCCCGTTCCTGGAGACGAAGGAGGTCCTCGGCGGGTTCTACGTCGTCGACGTGCCCGACCTGGATGCGGCGCTCGGTCTCGCCGGACTGCTGCACGAGACCACCGAGGGCCACGGCGGCGTGCAGGTGCAACCGCTCGTCGATCACTCCTGAGCGATGGTGCCCACGTCTCCTTCATCCGGCGCCGGCGCGCTCGGGGGAGCTCCCGGCCGCGCGGGCCGGGCTGCTTCGCCGACCGCTCCTGCCGCGCAGGTCGGTGCCGCCCTCGCCGATGCGCACCGCGCCGAGTGGGCGGCGGTCGTCGCGTCGACGGCCCGGCTGACCGGCGACCTGGACCTCGCCGAGGAGTGCGCGCAGGAGGCGTTCGCGAGGGCCGTCGAGGTGTGGCCGAGGCGCGGCATCCCGGATCGTCCCGGTGCCTGGCTGACGACCGTCGCGGCGAACCGTGCAAGAGACGTGCTGCGGCGGGACGCGGCGCTTCGGCGCCGGCTTCCGCTGCTCGTCCGCGAGGCTCCGACGGACGACGGCGCGTCGTGGCATTCGGACGATCGGCTGCGGCTGATCTTCACCTGCTGCCACCCCGCCCTGGCGCGGGAGGCGCAGGTCGCCCTCACGCTGCGCCTGGTGTGCGGCGTGTCGACCGGCGACGTCGCGGCGGCCTTCCTCGTGGGGGAGTCGGCGATGGCGGCACGCGTGACGCGCGCGAAGCACAAGATCGCCACCGCGCGCATCCCATTCCGGGTGCCCGACGCGTGGGAGCTGCCGGACCGTGTGGCGGTGGTGTGCGACGTCCTCTACCTGGTCTTCACGGTGGGGCACGCGCCTCCTTCCGGAGACGCCGTCGTGCGCGCGGACCTCGTGGAGGAGGCCGTCGCGCTCACCCGCCTGCTGCACGGTCTGCTCCCCGCCGATCGCTCGGTGGCGGGTCTGCTGGCCCTCATGCTCCTGATCGACGCCCGGCGCGCCACACGCGAGGAGCTGCTCGCCGACCAGGATCGCTCGAGGTGGGATTCGGCGCTCATCGACGAGGGGATCGCCCTTCTCGCGACGGCGTCGGCGGGAGCGGTGGACCGCTTTGCGATCTCGGCGGCGATCGCCGCCGAGCACGCGCAGGCGCCGACGTGGGGCGACACCGACTGGGCGAGGATCGCCGACCTGTACCGGCTGCTCGCGCAGGCCTGGCAGAGTCCCGTCGTCGCGCTCAACAGCGCGGTCGCCGTGGGCATGCGCGACGGGCCTGCCGCGGGCATTGCCGCCGTCGACGCCGTCGCCGACGACCCCGCGCTCGCGCGGTATCCGTATCTTCCCGCGGCGCGAGCCGCGTTCCTCATGGACCTCGGCCGTTGGGACGAGGCGGCGGACGCCTACGCCGCTGCCGCCCTCCTCGCCGGGACCGAGGCGGAGCGGCAGCGGCTGCGGGGGCAGGCGGCGCGGGCGCGTTCGTCCGCCTGAGGTCGCGTCGGGGCCGGACACGCCGAAGCCGCAGGGAGTACGGGACTCCCTGCGGCTTCGAGGTGGTGTCAGCGCGAGGCGACGGGTGCGTCGACCTTTTCGGCCGGCTCCGCCGCGACGGCGGGCTGGGCGTCGGTGCTGACGGCTCCGGTGGTGTCGGCCTCGGAGTCCCAGTCGATGGGCTCGACGACCTCGACCGGCGCGTGCGGGCGCAGCGTCGAGAGAGCGGCGATGCCGAGCGAGAGGAGGATGCCGACGATGCCGGCGCCGATGAGGATGCCGCCGAGCTGGGCCATCGACTGGCCGACGTACACGTCGACACCGGTCGCGGTGCCGTCGGTCAGCGTCGACGTCATCGAGGCGATCTTGTCGGTGGTGATGAACCAGCCGCCGGCGACGGTCGCCAGCGAGACGACGACGAGGCCCCAGAACGGGATGCTGCGGGTGAGACGGGGACGGGTGGACATGTGTCGATCACTCCTCGGGATGCGCGACCCGTGGTGGCCGCGGCATCCCACCCTGGCAAAGGACTCCGTGCGGCGCCAATCGGGTTGCTATGGATCAGCTGTGGACGGCCGCGGCTGCCGGCGCCTTCAGATGCATGACCACGGCGGTCATCGCCGCGACGAGTCCGACGGCGAGCACCATGTGGATGTTGACCAGCACGATCGGCAGACCCGTGCGCGCCTGCCAGAGCCCGATGACGATCTGCACGAGCTCGACCGCGAGGAGCAGCAGCGTCCAGAGGCGCAGGCGCAGGGCAGGGGGAGTGCGCCACGAGCCGGCCACGAGCACCAGCGTGAGCGCGAAGGTGATGTACCCCGGCCAGGCGTGGATGTGCTGCATCAGCTCGGGGTTCAGCCCGTTGCGTGCGGCGCCGCCGTCCCCCGCGTGCGGGCCGGAGCCGGTCACGAGGATGCCGACCACGACCGTCAGGAGCACGA from Microbacterium sp. ProA8 includes these protein-coding regions:
- a CDS encoding YciI family protein; this translates as MAQYLILIYGDEAQWDARSDDEKRAVDAAHGAFRERAGSAIVASGELESSRMATTLRARGDRPLVTDGPFLETKEVLGGFYVVDVPDLDAALGLAGLLHETTEGHGGVQVQPLVDHS
- a CDS encoding DUF6596 domain-containing protein, producing MVPTSPSSGAGALGGAPGRAGRAASPTAPAAQVGAALADAHRAEWAAVVASTARLTGDLDLAEECAQEAFARAVEVWPRRGIPDRPGAWLTTVAANRARDVLRRDAALRRRLPLLVREAPTDDGASWHSDDRLRLIFTCCHPALAREAQVALTLRLVCGVSTGDVAAAFLVGESAMAARVTRAKHKIATARIPFRVPDAWELPDRVAVVCDVLYLVFTVGHAPPSGDAVVRADLVEEAVALTRLLHGLLPADRSVAGLLALMLLIDARRATREELLADQDRSRWDSALIDEGIALLATASAGAVDRFAISAAIAAEHAQAPTWGDTDWARIADLYRLLAQAWQSPVVALNSAVAVGMRDGPAAGIAAVDAVADDPALARYPYLPAARAAFLMDLGRWDEAADAYAAAALLAGTEAERQRLRGQAARARSSA
- a CDS encoding dinucleotide-utilizing enzyme, encoding MSTRPRLTRSIPFWGLVVVSLATVAGGWFITTDKIASMTSTLTDGTATGVDVYVGQSMAQLGGILIGAGIVGILLSLGIAALSTLRPHAPVEVVEPIDWDSEADTTGAVSTDAQPAVAAEPAEKVDAPVASR